Proteins encoded by one window of Calidithermus timidus DSM 17022:
- a CDS encoding alpha/beta fold hydrolase — protein sequence MKPQFKVPPILEPHRREVQAGSLRLFLYDAAPQKPSPLLLLHGLGDEADSWQRLIPLLAPHRRVIAPDLPGFGRSDHPHRAYTLRFFTQTLRGLLEALFPQGNSGVTLVGSSLGAAIALRFALEHPERVERLFLLDGPALRGRLNPRLLLFLLPVLGERLYNSFRRDQDLAYASLRPYYHDLEALPSELQTFLRERVWERVWSDEQRRAYFSTYRWLMWQALWGLFKPQELRKLKIPTTIVWGEQDHIAPADSAGALAEAIPGSRLLMLRNCGHLPQQEKPEELSRLLLEG from the coding sequence ATGAAGCCCCAGTTCAAGGTGCCCCCTATCCTGGAGCCCCACCGTCGCGAGGTACAGGCCGGCAGCCTCAGGCTTTTCCTCTACGATGCCGCCCCGCAGAAGCCCTCCCCCCTGCTTCTGCTGCACGGGCTGGGCGACGAGGCCGACTCCTGGCAGCGCCTGATCCCCCTGCTCGCCCCCCACCGCCGGGTGATCGCCCCCGACCTGCCGGGCTTTGGCCGCAGCGACCATCCCCACCGGGCCTACACCCTGCGCTTCTTCACCCAGACCCTTCGGGGACTGCTCGAGGCCCTCTTTCCCCAAGGCAACTCCGGCGTCACGCTGGTGGGCAGTTCGCTGGGGGCGGCCATCGCCCTGCGCTTCGCCCTCGAGCACCCCGAGCGCGTAGAACGGCTCTTCCTGCTGGACGGCCCCGCCCTCAGGGGTCGGCTCAACCCGCGCCTGCTGCTGTTCTTGCTGCCTGTACTGGGCGAGCGGCTCTACAACAGCTTTCGTCGCGACCAAGATTTGGCCTATGCTAGCCTGCGGCCCTACTACCACGACCTCGAGGCCCTCCCCTCCGAATTGCAGACCTTCCTGCGCGAGCGGGTTTGGGAGCGGGTCTGGAGCGACGAGCAGCGGCGGGCCTACTTCTCCACCTACCGCTGGCTGATGTGGCAGGCCTTGTGGGGCCTGTTCAAGCCCCAGGAGTTGCGCAAGCTGAAGATCCCGACCACCATCGTCTGGGGCGAGCAGGACCACATCGCCCCCGCCGATTCCGCCGGGGCGCTGGCCGAAGCGATCCCCGGCAGCCGCCTGCTGATGCTGAGGAACTGCGGCCACCTGCCCCAGCAAGAAAAACCCGAGGAGCTATCCCGGTTGCTCCTCGAGGGTTAG
- a CDS encoding PEGA domain-containing protein, with the protein MKRAIALLMLGLGLVAHAEPQLSPQNIVVNPVPTDLQVQVGVDRDPTGRGNPTYQIGEKIVINVSVNQDAYVYLFGVYPNGEISPILPNPYDRDNFLRAGETRRYPPVGARYQFTIDGPEGQHRVLAVASKRPLNIGSIIDSSLRPLVRGADALGRAIAIVVTPVPEQDWTTDVAFFTVGRAQPQPISGTLVVNSTPQGAQLYLNGRFVGSTPVTVRVTPGRQDVELRLAGYETYRTSVNVNPGQTVNINATLERTRPSTGTLVVNSSPQGAQVYVDGRFVGNTPLSIGINPGRADIEVRLDGYDTFRTSVVIAPGQTTTINAGLNPSRRTGVLSVSSSPSGADVYIDNQRVGRTPYSVQINEGTYDVRISLSGYTDYRTTVRVERGQETRINAQLVPLRAQLTISANVEARVFVDGAELGTVGPGGTVRFDVSPGRHQVVLLSPGYRVFVTEVSLRSGENETIRANLSRLNF; encoded by the coding sequence ATGAAGCGTGCTATAGCGCTGTTAATGCTGGGACTGGGCCTCGTAGCCCACGCCGAGCCCCAGCTCAGCCCTCAGAACATCGTCGTCAACCCCGTGCCTACCGACTTGCAGGTACAGGTTGGTGTGGACCGCGACCCCACCGGACGCGGCAACCCCACCTACCAAATCGGCGAGAAGATCGTGATCAACGTCTCGGTCAACCAGGACGCTTACGTCTACTTGTTCGGGGTTTACCCCAACGGGGAGATCTCGCCCATCCTGCCCAACCCTTACGACCGCGACAACTTCCTGCGGGCCGGAGAGACCCGCCGCTATCCTCCGGTGGGCGCCCGCTACCAGTTCACCATCGACGGCCCTGAAGGCCAGCACCGGGTGCTGGCGGTGGCCTCCAAGCGCCCGCTCAACATCGGCAGCATCATCGACTCGAGCCTGCGCCCCTTGGTGCGCGGAGCCGATGCCCTGGGCCGGGCCATCGCCATCGTGGTTACCCCGGTGCCCGAACAGGACTGGACCACCGACGTAGCCTTCTTCACCGTGGGCCGTGCTCAGCCCCAGCCCATCAGCGGCACCCTGGTGGTCAACTCCACTCCCCAGGGAGCCCAGCTCTACCTCAACGGGCGCTTCGTGGGCAGTACCCCCGTCACCGTCCGCGTGACGCCGGGTCGTCAGGACGTCGAATTGCGGCTGGCTGGGTACGAAACCTACCGCACCTCGGTCAACGTCAACCCCGGGCAGACCGTCAACATCAACGCCACCCTCGAGCGCACCCGCCCCAGCACCGGCACCCTGGTAGTCAATTCCAGCCCGCAAGGAGCCCAGGTCTACGTCGATGGCCGCTTCGTGGGCAATACGCCCTTGAGCATCGGCATCAACCCTGGGCGGGCGGATATTGAAGTTCGGCTCGATGGCTACGACACCTTCCGCACCTCGGTGGTGATCGCCCCTGGCCAGACCACCACCATCAACGCCGGCCTCAACCCCTCCCGGCGCACCGGCGTGCTCAGCGTGAGCTCCAGCCCCAGCGGCGCCGACGTGTACATCGACAACCAGCGGGTGGGCCGCACCCCTTACTCGGTGCAGATCAACGAGGGCACCTACGACGTGCGGATCAGCCTGAGCGGCTACACCGACTACCGCACCACGGTGCGCGTTGAGCGGGGCCAGGAAACCCGCATCAACGCCCAGCTCGTCCCCCTGCGTGCCCAGCTCACCATTTCCGCCAACGTCGAGGCCAGGGTCTTCGTAGACGGGGCGGAGCTTGGCACCGTGGGCCCCGGCGGCACCGTTCGCTTCGACGTGAGCCCCGGTCGCCACCAGGTCGTGCTGCTGTCCCCCGGCTACCGGGTCTTCGTCACCGAGGTCAGCTTGCGTAGCGGCGAGAACGAGACCATCCGCGCCAACCTCAGCCGTTTGAACTTCTAG
- a CDS encoding PASTA domain-containing protein: protein MPVLDGKYQVLEELWEEGFIKAFKVALQGRQGKLYWFDVHTPEARAVFAGYRNALRRLEEHQALPEGLEISNKPGRYYAFWPEGTRHPLRRARLKPIQEALEPFGYGPGDFELAEQEGRPVVLDLRPRNVLATPSVPSQPQPLKPPAQPKTRAPLPKAGIWGWLPGLLFLLLGVGSLAMAVQRYLNPPEYTLPDFSGKTATEVLETVRGWGLRLEFGEGSDLTRPEDTVLEQTPEPGSQVKPGRKLTLTINKHKRGTVPTLSGRSLADAQRALQEAGYVLGSVVRINAPALEGTVLTSRPVAGSALAAGKPVGLLVSAGPGSRRPETVLPNLVGLNQDDAKYLLDVAELKGNFRSVVSGAPQGQVVRQEPAAGTLLPREAGVNVYVSSQPEATVPDGPPFAQDVPEPPQPGETEQPGVRNLQLSLTLPPELEGSEVRITLQDDTRPDPVVIFEGPTAPGWKFEPPGGVPVQGRATIRWYVNGQLYQEFTDPPQP from the coding sequence ATGCCGGTGTTGGACGGTAAATATCAGGTGCTGGAGGAACTCTGGGAGGAGGGCTTCATCAAAGCCTTCAAGGTTGCCCTCCAGGGGCGGCAGGGGAAGCTTTACTGGTTCGATGTGCACACCCCTGAAGCCCGGGCCGTCTTTGCGGGCTACCGTAACGCTTTGCGCCGCCTGGAAGAGCATCAGGCCCTTCCCGAGGGGCTGGAGATCTCCAACAAGCCCGGCCGCTACTACGCCTTCTGGCCTGAGGGTACCCGCCATCCCCTGCGCAGGGCCAGGCTCAAGCCCATCCAGGAAGCCCTCGAGCCCTTCGGCTATGGTCCCGGCGACTTCGAACTCGCCGAGCAGGAAGGTCGCCCGGTGGTGCTGGACCTGCGGCCCCGCAACGTGCTGGCTACCCCCTCTGTTCCGAGCCAGCCCCAGCCGCTCAAACCTCCAGCCCAGCCCAAAACCCGTGCTCCGCTGCCCAAGGCGGGAATTTGGGGTTGGCTGCCGGGCCTGCTCTTCTTGCTCTTGGGGGTGGGCAGCTTGGCCATGGCGGTGCAGCGCTACCTCAACCCGCCCGAGTACACCCTCCCCGACTTCAGCGGCAAGACCGCTACCGAGGTGCTCGAGACCGTGCGGGGCTGGGGGCTCCGGCTCGAGTTCGGCGAGGGCAGTGACCTCACCCGTCCCGAGGACACCGTGCTCGAGCAGACCCCCGAGCCCGGCAGCCAGGTCAAGCCGGGGCGTAAGCTCACCCTCACCATCAACAAGCACAAGCGCGGCACCGTGCCCACCCTCTCCGGGCGCTCCCTCGCGGATGCGCAGAGGGCTTTGCAGGAAGCAGGCTACGTTCTGGGCAGCGTCGTCAGGATAAATGCGCCCGCCCTGGAGGGTACCGTGCTGACCAGCCGCCCTGTGGCCGGCAGCGCCCTCGCGGCGGGGAAGCCGGTCGGGCTGCTGGTCTCCGCCGGCCCCGGCTCCCGCCGCCCCGAAACGGTACTGCCCAACCTGGTGGGCCTGAACCAGGACGACGCGAAGTACCTGCTGGACGTGGCCGAGCTCAAGGGCAACTTCCGCTCGGTCGTCAGCGGAGCGCCCCAGGGTCAGGTGGTGCGACAGGAGCCCGCGGCAGGGACGCTGCTTCCCAGGGAGGCCGGCGTGAACGTGTATGTCAGCAGTCAGCCCGAAGCCACGGTGCCCGATGGCCCGCCCTTCGCCCAGGACGTGCCCGAGCCGCCCCAGCCCGGCGAGACGGAGCAACCTGGCGTGCGCAACCTTCAGCTCAGCCTGACCCTGCCGCCCGAACTCGAGGGCTCTGAGGTGCGCATCACCCTCCAGGACGACACACGGCCCGATCCGGTGGTGATCTTCGAGGGCCCCACCGCCCCTGGCTGGAAGTTTGAGCCTCCCGGCGGGGTGCCGGTGCAGGGACGGGCCACGATTCGCTGGTACGTCAACGGCCAACTCTACCAGGAGTTCACCGATCCTCCTCAGCCATGA
- a CDS encoding YraN family protein, with product MKGAWAEAIAREYLLAKGYTLLERNRRTPYGEIDLWMKDGETYVAVEVKQRRDQQFGAPLEAITPGKLGRIRRSALYLLRRDDLPLRFEAVLIYGTPRKFRLEHLPIEP from the coding sequence ATGAAGGGCGCCTGGGCCGAAGCCATCGCCCGCGAGTACCTGCTGGCTAAGGGCTACACCCTGCTCGAGCGCAACCGGCGTACGCCCTATGGCGAGATCGACCTATGGATGAAAGACGGTGAAACCTACGTGGCCGTCGAGGTCAAGCAGCGCCGCGACCAGCAATTCGGCGCCCCGCTGGAGGCCATCACTCCGGGCAAGCTGGGGCGCATCCGCCGCTCGGCGCTCTACCTGCTGCGCCGCGACGACCTGCCGCTGCGCTTTGAGGCGGTGCTCATCTACGGCACGCCCCGGAAGTTCCGCCTCGAGCACCTGCCCATCGAGCCCTGA
- the perR gene encoding manganese-dependent transcriptional regulator PerR, translating into MVMKRLTRQRKAVLEVVRGAKGHHPDAAWVYQEVRKLVPSISLGTVYRTLEALVEEGYLLPLTRSGEATRYEANLDGHLHMICSRCGEYYDLHVHLPDLLAQARTQYPHLDISGVQVEYEGVCERCRSDLQS; encoded by the coding sequence ATGGTGATGAAACGTCTGACCCGGCAGCGTAAAGCAGTGCTCGAGGTGGTGCGCGGTGCGAAGGGACACCACCCCGACGCCGCTTGGGTCTACCAGGAAGTGCGCAAGCTGGTGCCCAGCATCAGCCTGGGCACGGTGTACCGTACCCTCGAGGCCTTGGTCGAAGAGGGTTACCTGCTCCCCCTGACCCGCAGCGGCGAGGCCACCCGCTACGAGGCCAACCTCGACGGTCACTTGCACATGATCTGCAGCCGCTGCGGTGAATACTACGACCTGCACGTGCACCTGCCCGACTTGTTGGCCCAGGCTCGCACGCAGTACCCTCACCTGGATATCTCCGGCGTCCAGGTCGAGTACGAGGGGGTCTGTGAGCGCTGCCGCTCCGATTTGCAATCCTGA
- the hemC gene encoding hydroxymethylbilane synthase, with the protein MRVIVIGTRGSLLAQAQTRYVVELLKENWPEAEFKVRTVQAKVGQDATAAELRQALQNRQIDIALHSMKYLPAETPGDLHLVAVTRRMEPREAFLGRSAKRLEDLPKGAVVGASTLCRKAQLLAFRSDLQVKALSGDLDDRLAALGSGDYDAIVMGAAELLRMDLHNRIDQMLSPEVILPPAGQGALGLEVRRGDDWAEELAYSLNHRPSADRVYAERAFVKALGMGLAAPAGALATVEDDGLLRLEGVVVSPDGREIIRAEIEGDASEAVELGDELALDLLEQGGRELLAGVEISG; encoded by the coding sequence ATGCGCGTTATCGTCATCGGCACGCGGGGGAGTCTGCTCGCGCAAGCCCAGACCCGCTACGTGGTGGAGTTGCTGAAGGAGAACTGGCCTGAGGCGGAGTTCAAGGTCAGAACTGTGCAGGCTAAGGTTGGTCAGGATGCCACGGCAGCCGAGTTGCGCCAGGCGTTGCAAAACCGCCAGATCGATATCGCCCTGCACTCCATGAAGTACCTTCCCGCCGAAACCCCCGGGGATTTGCACCTGGTAGCGGTAACCCGCCGCATGGAGCCGCGCGAGGCCTTTCTGGGCCGCAGCGCCAAGCGCCTGGAGGACCTTCCTAAGGGGGCCGTGGTGGGGGCCAGCACCCTCTGCCGCAAGGCTCAGCTGCTGGCTTTCCGCTCCGACTTGCAGGTCAAGGCTCTGAGCGGCGACCTCGACGACCGCCTGGCGGCGCTGGGCAGCGGCGACTACGATGCGATTGTGATGGGGGCTGCCGAGCTGCTGCGCATGGATTTGCACAACCGTATCGACCAGATGCTCAGCCCCGAGGTCATCCTGCCCCCGGCGGGACAGGGGGCGCTGGGGCTCGAGGTGCGCCGGGGGGACGATTGGGCCGAGGAATTGGCCTACAGCCTCAACCACCGCCCTTCGGCGGACCGGGTCTATGCCGAACGGGCCTTTGTCAAGGCCCTGGGGATGGGGCTTGCTGCTCCGGCGGGTGCGTTGGCTACCGTGGAGGACGATGGCTTGCTGCGCCTGGAGGGTGTGGTGGTTTCCCCCGATGGCCGCGAAATCATCCGCGCCGAGATCGAGGGTGACGCCTCCGAAGCCGTGGAGCTGGGCGACGAGTTGGCTTTGGATCTGCTGGAGCAGGGGGGCAGGGAATTGCTGGCGGGAGTCGAGATTAGCGGTTAG
- a CDS encoding class I SAM-dependent methyltransferase: MTPISRVAHAYDRTRYHPPEVSGRIATAITAPVERVFREPHFLEIGAGTGRIAVPIIARGYRYTALDINPAMLEVLKNKVAGVARKARLVEGDARELPFERESLHAVIVVHFWHLLDDWELALREALRVLKPGGFLFEGWDQAEGESEDWRIQQKWGEILGRLGYSLERGRHQRRLGEVERALKQLGLEPKTKAVADWVEPRSPRASLEIIKDRLYSFTQSVPEEIFRSSVRELERWVMDTYPDPDLEYPTHWKFVVRTSRIV, from the coding sequence ATGACCCCCATCAGCCGGGTCGCCCATGCCTACGACCGCACGCGGTATCATCCGCCCGAAGTCTCCGGGCGTATCGCCACGGCCATCACCGCTCCCGTGGAGCGGGTGTTCCGCGAGCCGCACTTCCTCGAGATCGGCGCGGGCACGGGTCGCATCGCGGTGCCCATCATCGCGCGGGGCTACCGCTACACGGCGCTGGACATCAATCCAGCCATGCTCGAGGTGCTCAAGAACAAGGTGGCCGGCGTAGCCCGCAAGGCCCGCCTGGTCGAGGGCGACGCGCGCGAGTTGCCCTTCGAGCGCGAGAGCCTGCACGCGGTGATCGTGGTGCACTTCTGGCACCTGCTCGACGACTGGGAGTTGGCGCTGCGCGAGGCGCTGCGGGTGCTCAAGCCGGGGGGCTTCTTGTTCGAGGGATGGGACCAGGCGGAGGGCGAGAGCGAGGACTGGCGCATCCAGCAGAAGTGGGGCGAGATTCTGGGGCGGCTGGGTTACTCCCTCGAGCGGGGCCGCCACCAGCGGCGCCTGGGGGAAGTCGAGCGCGCGCTCAAGCAGCTCGGCCTCGAGCCCAAAACCAAAGCCGTAGCCGACTGGGTCGAGCCGCGCAGCCCCAGAGCCAGCTTGGAGATCATCAAGGACCGGCTCTACTCCTTCACCCAAAGCGTCCCCGAGGAGATCTTCCGCTCCTCGGTGAGGGAGCTGGAGCGGTGGGTCATGGACACCTACCCCGACCCCGACCTCGAGTACCCCACCCACTGGAAGTTCGTCGTGCGCACCAGCAGAATTGTGTGA
- a CDS encoding FAD-binding oxidoreductase, whose product MAVLELCADDQYLVVSGDTPLLEVWDSLPQGLYPPFPPVELPGGVGGLLARGGFGQNFFFAAEVLGLEFRTPKGRVLQAGGKVVKNVQGYDLVRPFVGSFGALGEVLRATLRLRPGRERVFVRKTGRLEGLRLEPRFVWQEGETLYAFTFGHPKEVAAFEQAFGGERLGGSLDYRPLFPSGMGVGEGSVRDLRMNWADGGKLPTMPQAFKDLAEVL is encoded by the coding sequence ATGGCTGTCCTCGAGCTCTGCGCCGACGACCAATACCTGGTGGTCAGCGGCGACACGCCGCTGCTGGAAGTCTGGGACTCCCTGCCGCAGGGGCTCTATCCCCCCTTTCCCCCGGTGGAGTTGCCCGGCGGAGTGGGCGGATTGCTCGCACGCGGGGGCTTCGGGCAGAACTTCTTCTTCGCCGCCGAGGTACTGGGACTGGAGTTTCGCACCCCCAAAGGCCGGGTACTGCAGGCCGGGGGCAAGGTGGTCAAGAACGTGCAGGGCTACGACCTGGTGCGCCCTTTCGTGGGGAGTTTTGGCGCGCTGGGCGAGGTGCTGCGGGCGACGCTGCGGCTGCGCCCGGGAAGGGAGCGGGTGTTCGTACGCAAGACAGGCAGGCTCGAGGGGCTGCGCCTCGAGCCCCGCTTTGTATGGCAGGAGGGCGAAACGCTTTACGCCTTCACCTTTGGGCACCCCAAAGAGGTAGCCGCCTTCGAGCAAGCTTTCGGTGGGGAAAGGCTCGGCGGCAGCCTGGACTACCGCCCGCTATTTCCCAGCGGCATGGGCGTGGGAGAAGGGTCCGTGCGCGACCTGCGCATGAACTGGGCCGATGGGGGCAAGCTCCCGACGATGCCCCAAGCCTTCAAGGACCTAGCCGAGGTGCTGTAG
- a CDS encoding menaquinone biosynthesis decarboxylase: MYRNLKAFIDDLERRGELLRVREEVSCELEITEIADRMVKRGGPALLFERVEGRDFPVFIGGYGTAERTARAMGVSSLDALGERVAKLMELDPGKGGLRVVFGLLPKLGELRGFFPRRVLRAPVQEVVLRGEAVDLSRLPVLKCWPLDGGPFITLPLVITKDPETGELNLGMYRMQVLDRRSTAMHWQLHKVGRRHYDKAKKLGKRLEVAVALGGDPILTYAATAPVPPIPGVNEFNLAGFLRGAGVELAKGVTVDLPVPAEAEFVLEGYVDPAEELVVEGPFGDHTGFYTLEDLYPRFHVTALTHRKGAVYPATIVGRPPMEDAYLIEASERLFLPAAQLILPEVADYHMPPPGVAHNWVNVAIKKAYPGQAYKVANGMFGLGQMMFAKVMVVLDAGTRLKPGFEALMEALKHAVPGRDTLISRGPIDVLDHSSRSMGYGGKLILDGTRKLPEEGGELPFTPRVHPTLPTLPGVRQKQWPGIWAATFAKTAPGQARALAEQLLATPQSAGIRLLLLTDDDTALDPDELLWAILNNIDPERDAWVLPGAEGPVLVLDGTRKLAEEGFTRRWPPKIVMSPEVVRRVDERWAKLGLPARPRGEVAPMG; this comes from the coding sequence ATGTATCGCAACCTCAAAGCCTTCATCGACGACCTCGAGCGCCGCGGCGAGCTCTTGCGGGTGCGTGAGGAGGTTTCCTGCGAGCTCGAGATCACCGAGATCGCCGACCGCATGGTCAAGAGGGGTGGCCCAGCCCTCCTGTTTGAGAGGGTGGAAGGCCGCGACTTCCCCGTGTTCATCGGGGGATACGGCACCGCTGAGCGCACCGCGCGGGCCATGGGCGTGTCCAGCCTGGACGCCCTGGGCGAGCGGGTCGCCAAGCTGATGGAGCTGGATCCCGGCAAGGGGGGCCTCAGGGTCGTGTTCGGCCTGCTGCCCAAGCTGGGCGAGCTCAGGGGCTTTTTCCCGCGGCGGGTCCTTCGTGCCCCCGTGCAGGAGGTGGTGCTCAGGGGCGAGGCGGTAGACCTCTCGCGCCTGCCGGTGCTCAAGTGCTGGCCCCTCGACGGCGGCCCCTTCATCACGCTGCCGCTGGTGATCACCAAAGACCCCGAGACGGGCGAGCTCAACCTGGGCATGTACCGCATGCAGGTGCTCGATCGCAGGAGCACCGCCATGCACTGGCAGTTGCACAAGGTGGGCCGGCGTCACTACGACAAGGCCAAGAAGCTGGGCAAGCGCCTCGAGGTCGCCGTGGCGCTGGGTGGCGACCCCATCCTGACCTACGCGGCCACCGCCCCGGTGCCCCCCATCCCCGGCGTCAATGAGTTCAACCTGGCCGGCTTCCTGCGCGGGGCGGGGGTCGAGCTGGCGAAGGGCGTGACCGTGGACCTCCCCGTGCCCGCCGAGGCCGAGTTCGTGCTCGAGGGCTACGTCGATCCCGCCGAGGAACTGGTGGTGGAGGGGCCCTTCGGCGATCACACCGGCTTCTACACCCTCGAAGACCTCTACCCCCGCTTCCACGTCACCGCCCTCACCCACCGCAAGGGCGCGGTCTACCCCGCGACCATCGTGGGCCGCCCCCCGATGGAGGACGCCTACCTGATCGAAGCCTCCGAGCGCTTGTTCTTGCCCGCCGCCCAGCTCATCTTGCCCGAGGTCGCCGACTACCACATGCCTCCCCCGGGCGTGGCCCACAACTGGGTCAACGTGGCGATCAAAAAGGCTTACCCCGGCCAGGCTTATAAAGTCGCCAACGGCATGTTTGGCCTGGGCCAGATGATGTTCGCTAAGGTGATGGTGGTGCTCGATGCCGGAACCAGGCTCAAACCCGGCTTCGAAGCGCTCATGGAGGCCCTCAAGCACGCCGTTCCGGGCCGCGATACGCTCATCTCGCGTGGTCCCATCGATGTGCTCGACCACTCGAGCCGCTCCATGGGCTACGGCGGCAAGCTCATCCTCGACGGCACCCGCAAGCTGCCGGAGGAGGGGGGAGAGCTGCCCTTCACCCCCAGGGTCCACCCCACCCTTCCCACCTTGCCCGGCGTGCGGCAAAAGCAGTGGCCCGGTATTTGGGCCGCCACCTTCGCCAAGACCGCCCCAGGCCAGGCCCGCGCCCTGGCCGAGCAACTGCTGGCGACCCCTCAGAGCGCTGGGATTCGCCTGCTGCTCCTCACCGACGACGACACCGCCTTAGACCCCGACGAGCTGCTGTGGGCCATCCTCAACAACATCGACCCCGAGCGCGACGCCTGGGTGCTGCCGGGCGCCGAAGGCCCGGTGCTGGTGCTCGACGGCACCCGCAAGCTAGCCGAGGAAGGCTTCACGCGTCGCTGGCCGCCCAAGATCGTCATGAGCCCCGAGGTGGTGCGCCGGGTGGACGAGCGCTGGGCAAAGCTGGGGCTGCCCGCGCGGCCTCGAGGCGAGGTAGCCCCGATGGGCTGA